A single window of Halodesulfovibrio sp. DNA harbors:
- the phnE gene encoding phosphonate ABC transporter, permease protein PhnE produces the protein MTTATHRKSPFKANILTRIGWLVLACYVFYALNALDFTWERFVQGLGNGADFLAEMVPPNFERWKLLVENLIETVEIAVIASAFGIGLSLPIGMCAARNLMPDWISWIARTIIAVCRSFHPVIFAILFVKAVGFGPLAGILTLIFLSIGFIGKLFAEAIEEISLKPVEAMKAAGAPFMSVLIFAVLPQVFNRFIGFATYQFDANLRNSTMVGIVGAGGIGGTLFAAFQRFDYDFLAAILISIVALIMLSELLSVKIKAIFND, from the coding sequence ATGACCACGGCTACACATAGAAAATCACCCTTCAAGGCAAACATCCTGACACGGATTGGCTGGCTCGTTTTAGCTTGCTACGTGTTCTATGCCTTGAATGCTCTTGATTTTACATGGGAACGTTTTGTTCAAGGACTTGGGAACGGAGCAGATTTTCTTGCAGAAATGGTTCCTCCCAATTTTGAGCGCTGGAAACTGCTGGTAGAGAATTTAATTGAAACGGTTGAAATTGCAGTTATTGCATCCGCTTTCGGAATTGGTCTTTCTCTGCCTATCGGCATGTGTGCGGCAAGAAACCTTATGCCGGACTGGATAAGCTGGATTGCGCGTACTATCATTGCGGTATGCCGCTCTTTCCATCCAGTTATCTTTGCAATTCTTTTTGTTAAAGCTGTAGGTTTCGGTCCATTAGCAGGTATTCTTACACTGATATTCCTCTCTATCGGTTTTATCGGCAAACTTTTTGCTGAAGCCATTGAAGAGATTTCTCTCAAACCAGTTGAAGCCATGAAAGCTGCCGGTGCACCATTTATGAGCGTACTTATTTTTGCTGTACTTCCTCAGGTGTTCAACCGTTTTATCGGCTTTGCCACCTACCAGTTTGACGCAAACCTGCGTAACTCTACCATGGTTGGTATTGTTGGTGCTGGCGGTATCGGCGGTACGTTATTTGCTGCATTCCAACGCTTTGACTATGATTTCCTCGCCGCGATTCTTATTTCAATCGTTGCGCTTATCATGCTTAGCGAACTTCTTTCCGTAAAGATAAAGGCGATTTTCAATGACTGA
- the phnC gene encoding phosphonate ABC transporter ATP-binding protein produces MSVENTIKGNGAARSLLVNNLEKEYVKGKPVLKGLSFEVSGEETVGIIGPSGTGKSTLLRCINRLIEPTKGSITVAGHDMTSCSGKDLRMARRHIGMVFQEYNLVERLTVIENVLCGRLGYIPVWRAWLRKFDQADIDRAFQLIDHVGLSEFATQRADSLSGGQRQRVGIARAMMQSPAVIMADEPTSSLDPKTSVEIMELLKKVSTTEHIPVLINIHDVNLAKRFCDRIIGMSKGKIIFDGQPCDLKDSHLSDIYGGEDWLS; encoded by the coding sequence GTGTCTGTTGAAAACACCATTAAGGGGAACGGGGCTGCCCGTTCCCTTTTAGTCAATAATTTGGAAAAGGAATACGTAAAAGGAAAACCTGTTCTTAAAGGTCTTTCTTTTGAAGTGTCTGGCGAAGAAACTGTCGGTATTATCGGCCCCTCCGGTACTGGTAAATCCACACTGCTACGCTGCATTAACCGCCTCATCGAACCGACAAAAGGCTCTATCACTGTAGCTGGTCACGATATGACCTCCTGCTCCGGCAAAGACTTGCGTATGGCGCGCCGCCACATCGGCATGGTATTTCAGGAATACAACCTTGTTGAGCGATTGACTGTTATCGAAAACGTGCTTTGCGGTCGCCTTGGGTACATTCCTGTCTGGCGCGCATGGCTGCGTAAATTTGATCAGGCTGACATTGATCGCGCATTCCAGCTTATCGACCATGTTGGTCTTAGTGAATTTGCAACGCAACGTGCGGATAGCCTTTCCGGCGGACAACGTCAGCGTGTCGGTATTGCCCGCGCGATGATGCAAAGTCCTGCCGTTATCATGGCGGATGAACCAACAAGTTCGCTTGATCCGAAAACGTCTGTTGAGATTATGGAACTGCTTAAAAAAGTGTCCACCACTGAGCACATCCCTGTACTTATCAATATTCATGATGTGAACCTTGCCAAACGATTCTGTGACCGCATTATCGGCATGAGCAAAGGCAAAATCATTTTTGATGGTCAGCCATGCGATCTAAAAGACAGCCACTTATCAGACATTTACGGTGGTGAGGATTGGCTCTCATGA